Genomic DNA from Candidatus Eremiobacteraceae bacterium:
CCTACGGCCGTCGGAGACCCGAACGGGTGGGCGCGAACGTGTCGTCGTGGACGTGCGCGGCTGGACGGACGAACAGGGGGATGCGTTTTCGGATATCGCCCTCACCGTACGCGCAGGCGAGGCCGTCTTCCTCACCGGGCAAGAGGATGGCGGGGGCCGAGAGCTTCTTCGGTCGATAGCGCGGCTACGCATCGCGAAAGGCGATGTCGCCACACTGCCAAGCCTCTCTGGCGGGATGGCTCGGTACGTCCCCGGAAGTCGCGCAAGCAGCATGTTTCCCAATCTGTCTGTGCGGGACAACCTCTGCGTACGGACTGACGCGAGAGTAATCGGCGGACGAGTCGGATTGCTGCGACGCAGCCTCATGACCAAACAGGCAACCGAACTCGTGAAAAGGCTCGCCATTCGCACGCCGAGTCTTGGCGCACCGATCGGGGCGCTCAGCGGCGGTACTCAACAGAAAGTCGCAATTGGGTCGGCGCTCGCAAGCCGGCCAACGCTCCTTATGCTGGAGGACCCAACACGAGGCGTGGATGTCCAGACCCGCCAGGAGTTGATCTCCATCCTACGTTCTTTTCTCAACGACGGCGGAGCAATCTTGGCTTTTTCGCCGGAGCTGCATGAGGTGTTCGAAATGGCCGGTTCGGTCCGCGTAGTCGTGAAGGGAAAACTATC
This window encodes:
- a CDS encoding ATP-binding cassette domain-containing protein, translated to MDVRGWTDEQGDAFSDIALTVRAGEAVFLTGQEDGGGRELLRSIARLRIAKGDVATLPSLSGGMARYVPGSRASSMFPNLSVRDNLCVRTDARVIGGRVGLLRRSLMTKQATELVKRLAIRTPSLGAPIGALSGGTQQKVAIGSALASRPTLLMLEDPTRGVDVQTRQELISILRSFLNDGGAILAFSPELHEVFEMAGSVRVVVKGKLSAPLHLTSDTTLEGLARWVDLMNQGLPEVGDAESNRGDAIGQR